Below is a window of Vulpes vulpes isolate BD-2025 chromosome 14, VulVul3, whole genome shotgun sequence DNA.
CGTGGGGGGCGCGCAGGGAGGGGGCGCGGGCAGCAGCTCGGAGCCCGCGGCCACGCCCCGCCCCCTACCGCCCCGCGTCGGCCTGAGGACGGGGCcggcggggcagggggggcaggagagggcggggcggggcggggcggggcggggcgccctGCGAGCGGAGCTGCGTCCGGCCTCTGCGCCCAGGCCCCCCCGGGTTCCCTTCCCAGCGCAGTGTACTGGGCAGTTCACGGCGGTGATTCCAGGCCCACATGCAGGAGCTGGCCCCGTGGCCCAGGGCTGGCCAGAAGGCCCGTGGGGGAGGTTCCAGGGGGTGAACCCCGCCGGTGAGGTCTGCAGCTGGGGGCGCAGGGCGGCAGGAGTGGGCCCTCGGGTCACGGCCTCCATGCacagggagggggcgggaggggcccaCACCCAAGCCAAGGGTTGGGGGCCCCAAGGAGCCTTCCCTGAACTATCCCCACCTGCCCGAGCCTCCCCCCAGGAGCTTGCGGCCCAGCGCCCCCACTGCTGCCCTCCCCTTCCCGCACAGAGGCAGGGCCCCCTCCCACAGCGGGCCTCCACCCGGAGTCACCCGGGGCCCATGCCAGCACCCAGCAGGCACGTGCACCAGAGTCCTCTGTCACACAacttgtgccccccccccccggggtttGCTCGGGGCtgagcaggagctggggcaggagacaAAGGCCGAGCCCCCTCACCAGCTACTGGCCTCGGCACCTGAGCGCCTACAGGCCCCAGGGACGACCGAAGCTCTGAGCTGCCCCCCACGTCCGCCCGTGCCCCCGACACGGCTCCTGAGCTGGGCAAACATCTGCACGGGCCAAGGGGGTCCAGGCTGACTGTGGAGGGAAGACCCGAGCTCTGCCCCGGGAGCGCAGCAGGGGCTCCGGCCACGGCCACCCGTGGGGTGCGCCCTCTGCACATGACCCCGAGATCCGGGTGGTGGAAGTGCACCTGCAGACTCCGCGGAAACACAACTGACGGCGGAGCATCACTTTAAAGACGGCCACCTGCGCCCCACAGCGAGTCACTGGTGGGGCACACCTGCTGGTGCACACCCGGCCACGGCGTGTCCTGCTGCCTGCTGGCCGCCTGCCCTCAGTAAtccacacgcacgtgcacacgcACTTAGCAAGCGGCCTCTGCCCGCCCAGCACACAGAGCAGAGCCCGGGGCCCTAGTGGCCCAGTGCACAGCGGGCGCGGGGACACGGCACCCACACTCCGGCGGAGACCAGCCCGTGTCACGGCAGaatgggggaggatggggggtgaAGACACCAGGCCTCCcgggccctgccctctgcccacccgTGGTCAGCCCTGACCgcgcacaggccccggagcctgGGGGTCACggcctgcctgcccctgcccaggcctggctgcaCTCACGGGCCGCCCACCTCCCCAAGGACCCCAGCACCCGAGCACCCTGCCGACACGGGGCACCCTCGCCCACACTGTGCAcacgcggggcggcggggaggtGCGCACAGTTGTTTGGGAGCTGGGCTCGCGGGCGGGCGGAGCACCTGGATCAGCCGCTCAGGTAACGCAGGTCTGGGGGAGCCCATGACTCAGCAGTCTCTGGGGTAAATCATTGAACCGCAAGCCCAGCTCGGCCGGCAGccggcggcccccgccccgccagaccccgcggccccggccccgccagcCAGCACAGCCGCCGCCGCCAGGGCTCCCGCAGGTAAGAGCCGCGAGGCTGCAGGACCGCAGAGTCCCGGGCGCACCGCGGGGCAGCCCCGCTGACGGGGCCAGGGCGGCCTGGAGTCTCCGGAGACCCTGGGCACAGGCCTGGACCCTGGGGGCTcgggtggggggcctgggtggggaggcCCTCCTGGGAAGGAACCATGACCCCAGGTCCCCCGGGGCTCACGGGGCCTGTGCCTGCCTGTCCTCCACTCCGAGTCCTGGGGGTTGAGCCACCTCGGAACAGGGGCGCAGCCGTGGCCTCTGACCCCGGCCCACGTCAGGGCGGCCCCGGGTGCCCCAGCAGGGCACAGAGGCCACTCACCCCAACGTCCCTCCCCGCCGGCCCTGCTGACACCCCCCCAAAGCATGTCCCGGAATTCCGCTGCAGGGACCCGGGGTGGCCAGCGCCGCTGTCGGAGCAGCCCTCTGGGCACAGACGCGGGGCCTCTGCATCGGGGGGCATCGGGGGCATCCGGGGCCGTCTTCCTCCTTCCAAGCCCACGGTGCAGAGGTGACGCAACGGCGGCGAGGGTCCCGGGATGcaaagggggaggagaaggggccTCCGCcatgttgggggggtggggggtggacccCCCAGGGTACAGAGGTGATGGAAGAGTGACCAAGGGtccaggggtgcgggggggggggggaggggcctcGGCCGTGCGCCGGGCAGGGCCATGCAGGGAGGTGGCcggtgagcaggggagaggcctGGGTCCCTGCGCGGCCCTCCGGCACGTCCCTGACGCCTGCTGCGTTGCAGGTTTTCCCCGGAGCGTGGCTCGCCGGGATGGAGGTGTCCCCTGAGTGCCCGCGGCGGGGCAGGGGGCCGGTGCTGGTGCGCAGGCGGTCCCCGGTGCCCCTGGGCCTGCGCGAGACGCTCAAAGCCAGGCTGTGGCGCAGCTGCGCGTGCAGCACACGGAGCGCCTGGGAGTGGGTGCAGGATCTGCTGCCCGCCACGCGCTGGCTGCGCCAGTACCGGCCGCGGGAGGCCCTGGCGGGCGACGTCATGTCGGGGCTGGTCATCGGCATCATCCTGGTGCCCCAGGCCATCGCCTACTCGCTGCTGGCGGGGCTGCAGCCCATCTACAGCCTCTACACGTCCTTCTTCGCGAACCTCATCTACTTCGTCATGGGCACGTCCCGCCACGTGTCCGTGGGGATCTTCAGCCTGCTGTGCCTTATGGTGGGCCAGGTGGTGGACCGCGAGCTCCTGCTGGCCGGCTTTGGCCCTGCCCAGGACGGCCCCGGGCCTGCGGCCAACAGTAGCGCCGCCAACGCCTCCGCCGCGGGGCTCAGGCCGCCGGACTGCGGGCAGGACTGCTACGCCATCCGCGTCGCCAccgccctcaccctggtggccgggATTTACCAGGTGAGGGGCCGACCCTGAGGGAGGGCCAAGCCCAGGGCAGTGCAGGCTCGGGGCTCGGAGGACGCCGGCTTTAACCCACAAGGCCAGGACAGAGCGGGCACGGGCCCAGGTGGGCTGGGCCGGCTCCCCAGGGTGGGCCCCCAGGCCTGCGGCCCCGACACAAGCAGCTGACCCGAGTGTGGCCCACACGGCTCCCCGGTCTCCTGTCCTGGGCGAGACCCCGAGAGGCTGCCTCTCTTCCCGCAGCGTCCCCACccccggggctctcctgtccacCCCAGTGTCACCCTCCGAGGGGCCCCAGGTCTCCCGGGAGGGGGCAGTGCCACTcgcagggcaggaggaaggagctgCTTTCCAATGTCTGGAGCCCGCACGTGTGAGAGGACCAGACCGGGATCTCCAGGGTCTGCTGTGCCTGTGTGAGCACACGTGTGTGCAGGGGACTCTGGACACGGTCCACTCGGGAAAGAGCAACAGCGACGAAAGGGCGTTAGGCTCTGCGCCACGGCCACCCTGTGCCGCCCGGCCGCCTGCTGCCCTGACCACACTCTGTCCTCAGGTCCTCATGGGCATCCTCCGGCTGGGCTTCGTGTCCGCCTACCTCTCCCAGCCACTGCTCGATGGCTTCGCCATGGGGGCCTCGGTGACCATCCTGACCTCCCAGCTGAGGCACCTGCTAGGCGTGCAGATCCCGCGGCACCAAGGGCTGGGCATGGTGGTCAGCACGTGGCTGAGCCTGCTGCGCTCCATCGGCCAGGCCAACCTGTGCGACGTGCTCACCAGCGCCACGTGCCTGGTCGTGCTGCTGGCCGCCAAGGAGCTCGCAGACCGCTGCCGGCACCGCCTCAAGGTGCCACTGCCCACGGAGCTGCTGGTCATCGTGACAGCCACGCTGGTGTCCCACTATGGGCAGTTCCACGAACGCTTCGGCTCCAGTGTGGCCGGGGACATCCCCACTGGTTTCGTGGCCCCCCGGGTGCCGGACCCTGGGCTGATGTGGCGCGTGGTGCTGGATGCCGTGCCCCTGGCCCTCGTGGCGTCCGCCTTCTCCATCTCGCTGGCGGAGATGTTTGCCCGGAGCCACGGCTACTCCGTGCGAGCCAACCAGGAGCTGCTGGCCGTGGGCTGCTGCAACGTGCTGCCGGCCTTCTTCCACTGCTACGTCACCAGTGCCGCCCTGAGCAAGACCCTGGTGAAGACGGCCACCGGCTGCCGCACACAGCTGTCCAGCGTGGTCAGCGCCGCcgtggtgctgctggtcctgctgGCTCTGGCGCCGCTGTTCCGGGACCTGCAGCGCTGCGTGCTGGCCTGCGTCATCGTGGTCAGCCTGCGGGGGGCCCTGCGCAAGGTGAGGGACGTGCCGCAGCTGTGGCGGCTCAGCCCGGCCGACGCGCTGGTGTGGGTGGCCACGGCGGCCACGTGCGTGCTGCTCAGCGTGGAGGCGGGGCTGCTGGCCGGCCTCGTCCTGTCTCTGCTCAGCCTGGCCGGCCGCACGCAGCGCCCCCGAGCGGTCCTGCTCGCCCAGATCGGGGACACGGGCTTCTACGAGGACGCCGCGGAGTTCGAGGGCCTGGTCCCCGAGCCCGGGGTGAGGGTGTTCCGCTTCGCGGGGCCGCTCTACTACGCCAACAAGGACTTCTTCCTGCGGTCGCTGTACGGCCTCACGGGGCTGGATGCCGGGCAGGCCGCCGCCAGGAGGAAGGAGCGGGGCCCGGGCGCAGGCGCGGGTGAGGGAGACGCCGTCGGGGGCGTGGACCTGGGCCCGGTGGGCAGTTCGGCTGCATTGGTGCCCCCGGAGGGCGGCTTCCACGCCGTGGTCATCGACTGCGCCCCGCTGCTCTTCCTGGATGCAGCCGGCGTGGCTACGCTGCGGGATCTGCGCCGGGACTACGGGGCCCTGGACATCACCCTGCTCCTGGCCTGCTGCAGCCCCTTGGTGAGGGACACCCTGAGGAGAGGTGGCTTCCTCGGGGACGACCCGGGGGACGCGGCCGAGGAGGCGCAGCTGTTCCACAGTGTGCATGGCGCCGTGCAGGTGGCCCGAGCCCGCCGCAGGGAGGCAGCAGCCACCGACTCCACCCTCTAGAGCCAGCGCCCGTCCCCGGGGCCCCCGGCAGGCAGGCTCCGGCTCGGTCACCCGTGTCCATCACCTCAACCCTCCAAGCGGAGGCTGTGCCCTCTGGCCTGGGGGAGCCAGGGAGCGCACAGGGACCCAGGCCCGTTGAAGCCAAGAGCTTCTACGATGGTCCTGCAGGTCAACGTGATGGCGGGTATCACCGTCTTATTTGAGCAAAGGCCCCGACATGGTCGGGATGCCTCCCAGGCGCCAATTGGGTACTGGTCCCTTGGCCTGTCCCGTCCCAGTCCCACTGTGGCTGGGGGCACGAggatctctgtgtctctggacTTCCAAACACACCCCTGGGTGTCCCCTATGCCTGCAGCCTGCGGGGCCCCTGGGCCACGTTTCTCCAAGGCCTGACCCGTGAGCACAGGGCCGGGCTGCCTGGGTGCGTCCAGCCGCGGAGCCCCTGCAAGCGACACCACCTTGACCCTGAGCCCCTCAGTGAGCCCCGCGGGGAGCCAGCTGTGCCCACTCCAGGGGCTGCCCGGCCCCCACACAGCCTCTCCACGAAAGACAGTGTGTGGACGATGGgggcccccctccctcctgcctcccgccccccgcccgcctccgcgCCTGACCTGCCCCAGCCTCGCTCTCCAGCCCCCAGCCGGCCCTCCCAGCTGCCTACCACTCACCTGGCCGTGATGAGCTCCAGCAGCCAGTGGGTCCGGACCTGCTCGATGCCCTGGTGAGGGACAGCACCCACATAGGCCAGGTTGAGCTGCTGGTCCCAGCTGAGGTCATAGCGGTCAGCCTGGCTGTGCGGCaggggggggctggggcagggcgaGGGGGGCGGGGCATTAGTGCCCCCGACGGCCCGGGAGGCCCGGCCAGGCTCCAGCAGCGGCCTGGGCAGTGCCTGCCACCCCCGCTCCGCCCCGGAATAAAATGACCCTAAGAGCAGGAAGGCTGTGCTGGAGTCTCGTGCTTACGGAGACCGGAGACCGGGCTCGGCTCGGAGGGGAGAGCACCACGCGCCAgcaccctgctcctcctccccgggCGGGGCCAgcgagggcggggggcggggggggtcacCCCAGGGACGGCCGAGGTCACGGCGCCTGCCCCTGGACGGTCCTgggcccctgcccctcccgcGGGCCCGGGTGCAGCCGCGAGGGCGGGGCCGCGGCTCTCCCGCAGGCCTCGGGGGCCCAGAAGCCCGGGCCGGGCCTgtcgggcctcagtttccccgcgCGGAGCCCTCACCAGAAGCCCGTGCTCCTCCAGAAGGGCCGCAGGGGCCGCAGCGCGCGGGCCGCGTCCACCAGCACCAGGTGCGGGGCCTCTGCGAGGGCCCGGGGCGCCGCCAGCAGCGCGGCCAGCAGCGCCagcccgggggcgcgggggccggggggccgcatggccgggcgcgggggcgcggtcCCCACAGCGCTCCGGGAGCCCGGGTCTACGCCGCGCCGGCCGGTTCCGCCTCCGGGTCGCACACCACGTGACCGccgccgcgggggcgggggcgggggcgggggcgggggcccgggcggaggggggcggggtcTGGGTGGGTTctgccgcggggcgggggcgggggcggggccttcTGTGAAGGGATGTgtcgctgggggcggggcctcggggaggggcGGAGCCGCGGGGAGGGGCCTTGAGGGCGGGGTAGGTGAGGGGAGCGGAGCCTTGttgcggggcggggcctcggggcggggctccgtgggggcggggctgctgaaGGGGCGGGGCCTTCGCGGAGGGGAGGTgtcgctgggggcggggccgcgggggaggggcggtgtcgctgggggcggggcctttGGGGCGGGGttg
It encodes the following:
- the SLC26A1 gene encoding sulfate anion transporter 1; translation: MEVSPECPRRGRGPVLVRRRSPVPLGLRETLKARLWRSCACSTRSAWEWVQDLLPATRWLRQYRPREALAGDVMSGLVIGIILVPQAIAYSLLAGLQPIYSLYTSFFANLIYFVMGTSRHVSVGIFSLLCLMVGQVVDRELLLAGFGPAQDGPGPAANSSAANASAAGLRPPDCGQDCYAIRVATALTLVAGIYQVLMGILRLGFVSAYLSQPLLDGFAMGASVTILTSQLRHLLGVQIPRHQGLGMVVSTWLSLLRSIGQANLCDVLTSATCLVVLLAAKELADRCRHRLKVPLPTELLVIVTATLVSHYGQFHERFGSSVAGDIPTGFVAPRVPDPGLMWRVVLDAVPLALVASAFSISLAEMFARSHGYSVRANQELLAVGCCNVLPAFFHCYVTSAALSKTLVKTATGCRTQLSSVVSAAVVLLVLLALAPLFRDLQRCVLACVIVVSLRGALRKVRDVPQLWRLSPADALVWVATAATCVLLSVEAGLLAGLVLSLLSLAGRTQRPRAVLLAQIGDTGFYEDAAEFEGLVPEPGVRVFRFAGPLYYANKDFFLRSLYGLTGLDAGQAAARRKERGPGAGAGEGDAVGGVDLGPVGSSAALVPPEGGFHAVVIDCAPLLFLDAAGVATLRDLRRDYGALDITLLLACCSPLVRDTLRRGGFLGDDPGDAAEEAQLFHSVHGAVQVARARRREAAATDSTL